Proteins found in one Micromonospora sp. WMMD1082 genomic segment:
- a CDS encoding alpha/beta hydrolase — MTDPTFVFVHGAGSNSFTWAPMQRELALRGHRSLAVDLPGHGFGATFPAAYQAPQDLAALATAPSAIAGIGHADNVAHVLDVVKRVREHGPVILVGHSRGGATLTGVGNAAPDLVDRLVYITAWCCTADTPAGYHASAENASSALHRLAGLLAANPMELGALRFNWRTADPELLATLREAVLADGTDDEFYGYLNTLEPDESLDGGEERANAETWGRIPRTYIRLTADRSLPIALQDRFIADADALTPDNRFDIRSLDVSHASVLVRPGETAALLASLVRS; from the coding sequence ATGACTGATCCGACTTTCGTCTTCGTTCATGGTGCCGGCAGCAACTCGTTCACCTGGGCGCCCATGCAGCGGGAGTTGGCCCTGCGCGGGCATCGTTCGCTCGCCGTCGACCTGCCTGGGCACGGGTTCGGCGCGACCTTTCCGGCTGCGTACCAGGCGCCCCAGGATCTCGCCGCCCTGGCAACCGCGCCGAGTGCGATAGCGGGCATCGGGCACGCCGACAACGTGGCGCACGTCCTGGACGTGGTGAAACGGGTACGCGAGCACGGGCCGGTGATCCTGGTCGGGCACAGCCGGGGCGGGGCCACCCTGACCGGAGTCGGCAACGCCGCTCCGGACCTGGTGGACCGGCTGGTCTACATCACCGCGTGGTGCTGCACCGCCGACACCCCGGCGGGATACCACGCCTCGGCGGAGAACGCATCGAGCGCACTGCACCGCCTTGCCGGGCTGCTCGCCGCGAACCCGATGGAACTCGGCGCGCTGCGCTTCAACTGGCGTACCGCCGACCCCGAGCTGCTCGCCACGCTCCGGGAAGCTGTCCTGGCCGACGGCACCGACGACGAGTTCTACGGCTACCTCAACACCCTGGAACCGGACGAGAGCCTGGACGGCGGCGAGGAGCGAGCCAACGCCGAGACCTGGGGCCGGATTCCGCGCACCTACATCCGCCTCACCGCCGACCGGTCGCTCCCGATCGCGCTCCAGGACCGGTTCATCGCCGACGCCGACGCGCTGACCCCCGACAACCGCTTCGACATTCGGTCGCTCGATGTCAGCCACGCCAGCGTGCTCGTCCGCCCTGGCGAGACCGCAGCGCTGCTCGCCTCACTGGTGCGCTCCTAG
- a CDS encoding family 10 glycosylhydrolase: MKASRLSAAGLTAALLGALVAAIPANANATPASATSVSAIPGAAGAAGACVTDPATPKRQFRAMWIASVTNIDWPSKGSQTAPDRIAAQQAEYRELLDLAERLHHNAVVVQVRPTADAFWPSPHEPWSEYLTGVRGADPGWDPLAFLVDEAHRRNLEFHAWFNPYRVSMPAPGGAGADLDQLAPGHPARENPDWTFAYPPADVAGSRLYYDPGVPEVREFVQTAMLDAVRRYDIDAVHFDDYFYPYPSGTHQVPDDATFAAYHRGFTDRDDWRRDNINLLVQEMGVRIKAVKPWVKFGVSPFGIWRNASVDPLGSDTTGSQSYDIIFADTRKWIKEEWIDYVVPQLYWYIGQYPAADYARLVPWWAEQVRDTRVQLYIGQADYKSGDPAYGSYWMNPRELSDHLTLHRSHPEVLGNVHFSAVQVRANRLGATDIYAAEHYSRPALVPTMPHLPAKWLLPPVVTAAERHAEGVRLRWRQLADGVGPLGTATSYAIHRVDGIRVLPGCALADAAHLVGTVRATSGANQSWVDTTATAGSRYTYFVTALDRLGNESVAGPPRFVH; the protein is encoded by the coding sequence ATGAAGGCATCTCGACTCAGCGCCGCCGGACTCACCGCCGCGCTGCTCGGCGCGCTCGTCGCCGCCATCCCCGCCAACGCCAACGCCACCCCTGCCAGCGCCACATCCGTCAGCGCCATCCCCGGCGCGGCGGGCGCCGCTGGCGCCTGCGTCACCGACCCGGCCACCCCGAAGCGGCAGTTCCGGGCGATGTGGATCGCCTCCGTCACCAACATCGACTGGCCCAGCAAGGGCTCGCAGACCGCGCCGGACCGGATCGCCGCCCAGCAGGCCGAGTATCGCGAGTTGCTCGACCTCGCCGAGCGGCTGCACCACAACGCGGTGGTCGTGCAGGTCCGCCCGACCGCCGACGCGTTCTGGCCGTCGCCCCACGAGCCCTGGTCGGAATACCTGACCGGGGTCCGGGGCGCGGATCCGGGCTGGGATCCGCTCGCCTTCCTCGTCGACGAGGCGCACCGGCGCAACCTGGAGTTCCACGCCTGGTTCAACCCGTACCGTGTCTCGATGCCGGCTCCGGGCGGCGCCGGCGCCGACCTCGATCAGCTGGCCCCCGGTCACCCGGCGCGGGAGAACCCGGACTGGACCTTCGCCTACCCGCCGGCCGACGTCGCCGGCAGTCGGCTCTACTACGACCCCGGCGTCCCCGAGGTGCGCGAGTTCGTCCAGACCGCGATGCTCGACGCCGTGCGGCGGTACGACATCGACGCGGTCCACTTCGACGACTACTTCTACCCGTACCCCAGCGGCACCCACCAGGTGCCCGACGACGCCACCTTCGCCGCGTACCACCGTGGCTTCACCGATCGGGACGACTGGCGGCGGGACAACATCAACCTGCTGGTCCAGGAGATGGGCGTGCGGATCAAGGCGGTCAAGCCGTGGGTGAAGTTCGGCGTGAGCCCGTTCGGCATCTGGCGCAACGCCTCCGTCGACCCGCTCGGCTCCGACACCACGGGCAGCCAGTCGTACGACATCATCTTTGCCGACACCCGGAAGTGGATCAAGGAAGAGTGGATCGACTACGTGGTGCCGCAGCTCTACTGGTACATCGGCCAGTACCCGGCCGCCGACTACGCCCGGCTGGTGCCGTGGTGGGCCGAACAGGTGCGGGACACCCGGGTGCAGCTCTACATCGGCCAGGCCGACTACAAGAGCGGTGACCCGGCGTACGGGTCGTACTGGATGAACCCGCGCGAACTCTCCGACCACCTGACGCTGCACCGGTCGCACCCGGAGGTGCTGGGCAACGTCCACTTCTCCGCGGTGCAGGTCCGGGCGAACCGGCTCGGTGCGACCGACATCTACGCCGCCGAGCACTACTCGCGGCCGGCCCTGGTGCCGACCATGCCACACCTGCCCGCGAAGTGGCTGCTGCCGCCGGTGGTCACCGCCGCCGAGCGGCACGCCGAGGGGGTACGGCTGCGCTGGCGACAGCTGGCCGACGGCGTCGGGCCACTGGGCACCGCGACGTCGTACGCGATCCACCGGGTCGACGGCATCCGGGTGCTCCCCGGCTGCGCCCTCGCCGACGCCGCCCACCTGGTCGGCACGGTGCGGGCGACCTCGGGGGCCAACCAGTCGTGGGTGGACACGACGGCGACGGCGGGTAGTCGGTACACCTACTTCGTGACCGCGCTCGACCGCCTCGGGAACGAAAGCGTGGCCGGCCCGCCACGATTCGTCCACTGA
- a CDS encoding methyltransferase domain-containing protein — protein sequence MVALAHTPPSAERLRAVDGFLAEAWADQAAHDERLRGLGVKVRFDRGVAHLTGEVDEPAQLRLVRERVGRLAGVFGVWCRVRVGGRDPVVVDLGCGGTKQWPGNLGLDIFPAPGVDAVADLSGSLPLADDSVDVLFAVHILEHLIDFLPLLDECHRVLRPGGVLHVMSPWWGHVNAVADPTHVRLLDVQTVKGVCVMRPPGTPRWYPLHAGSDGASIFADLTPLGPDDDGPSASHLARFFD from the coding sequence ATGGTCGCGTTGGCACACACTCCGCCCTCCGCCGAGCGGCTGCGGGCGGTTGACGGGTTCCTCGCCGAGGCGTGGGCGGACCAGGCCGCCCACGACGAGCGACTGCGGGGGCTGGGAGTCAAGGTCCGCTTCGACCGGGGCGTCGCGCACCTGACCGGCGAGGTCGACGAGCCGGCGCAGCTGCGGCTGGTACGCGAGCGGGTGGGCCGGCTGGCCGGGGTCTTCGGCGTCTGGTGCCGGGTGCGGGTCGGTGGACGCGACCCGGTGGTCGTGGATCTCGGCTGCGGCGGCACCAAGCAGTGGCCGGGCAACCTCGGGCTCGACATCTTCCCGGCGCCGGGCGTGGATGCGGTCGCCGATCTCTCCGGCTCCCTCCCGCTGGCCGACGACTCGGTCGACGTGCTGTTCGCGGTGCACATCCTGGAGCATCTGATCGACTTCCTGCCGCTGCTCGACGAGTGCCACCGGGTGCTCCGCCCGGGTGGCGTCCTGCACGTGATGAGCCCCTGGTGGGGGCACGTGAACGCGGTGGCCGACCCGACCCACGTCCGGCTGCTGGACGTGCAGACCGTCAAGGGCGTCTGCGTGATGCGACCGCCGGGCACGCCGCGCTGGTACCCCCTGCACGCCGGCTCCGACGGCGCCTCGATCTTCGCCGACCTCACCCCGTTGGGACCGGACGACGACGGCCCCTCCGCCTCCCACCTGGCCCGCTTCTTCGACTAG
- a CDS encoding fused response regulator/phosphatase codes for MTRPHRGTGMPGPSVVSWPYPQGGLGSNPNLPPGERLRVLLVEDDEGDAFLVGELLAETNSGIDLLVATSLSEARRRVAGVDCVLLDLGLPDAQGLDGLRQVLEMSGSAAVCVLTGRSDEHLGIVAVAEGAQDYLVKGQVDGVLLTRALRYAVERKRADENARRLREVELRQAESARLERGLLPQPLMSTDQIAVHTFYRPGRHAALIGGDFYDVVQTHPDRVDLIIGDVCGHGVDEAALGVELRVAWRALILAGVPDDEVLPALEQVLMSERRLQEIFATVAAVRLDLSANRATVRLAGHPPPVLLAGGRVTPVPAPGGLLLGVRPRRPVAFDLEFDTDDWSLLMYTDGLIEGRIGEGDERLDVPGLTRLLDEPASRTVPLPELPAWLVGRAEQLNDGPFADDVAMLLVTRGGGR; via the coding sequence GTGACCCGGCCGCACCGGGGGACCGGGATGCCCGGTCCCTCCGTCGTGTCGTGGCCGTACCCGCAGGGAGGGCTGGGCAGCAACCCCAACCTGCCCCCCGGAGAGCGGCTGCGGGTGCTGCTGGTCGAGGACGATGAGGGTGACGCCTTTCTCGTCGGCGAGCTGTTGGCCGAGACGAACTCGGGAATCGACCTGCTGGTGGCGACCAGCCTGAGCGAGGCCCGCCGGCGGGTCGCGGGTGTCGACTGCGTCCTGCTCGACCTGGGCCTGCCCGACGCCCAGGGGCTGGACGGGCTGCGGCAGGTGCTGGAGATGTCCGGCAGCGCGGCGGTCTGCGTGCTGACCGGCCGCTCCGACGAGCACCTGGGCATCGTCGCGGTCGCCGAGGGAGCACAGGATTACCTGGTCAAGGGCCAGGTGGACGGGGTGCTGCTGACGCGGGCGCTGCGCTACGCGGTCGAGCGCAAGCGGGCCGACGAGAACGCCCGCCGGCTGCGCGAGGTCGAGCTGCGGCAGGCCGAGTCGGCCCGGTTGGAGCGCGGTCTGCTGCCCCAGCCGCTGATGTCGACCGACCAGATCGCGGTGCACACCTTCTACCGGCCGGGCCGGCACGCCGCCCTGATCGGTGGGGACTTCTACGACGTGGTGCAGACCCATCCCGACCGGGTCGATCTGATCATCGGCGACGTCTGCGGGCACGGGGTGGACGAGGCGGCGCTCGGCGTCGAACTGCGGGTGGCCTGGCGGGCGCTGATTCTCGCCGGGGTGCCGGACGACGAGGTGCTGCCCGCGCTGGAGCAGGTGCTGATGAGTGAGCGCCGACTCCAGGAGATCTTCGCGACCGTCGCGGCGGTCCGGCTGGACCTCAGCGCCAACCGGGCGACGGTGCGGTTGGCCGGCCACCCGCCACCGGTGCTGCTCGCCGGGGGACGGGTGACGCCGGTGCCGGCACCGGGCGGCCTGTTGCTGGGCGTACGGCCCCGCCGGCCCGTCGCTTTCGACCTGGAGTTCGACACCGATGACTGGTCTCTGCTGATGTACACCGACGGTCTGATCGAGGGCCGGATAGGCGAGGGCGACGAACGCCTCGACGTACCGGGCCTGACCCGCCTGCTCGACGAGCCGGCCAGCCGGACGGTCCCGCTGCCCGAGCTGCCGGCCTGGCTGGTCGGCCGGGCCGAGCAGCTCAACGACGGCCCGTTCGCCGACGACGTGGCGATGCTGCTGGTCACCCGGGGTGGTGGCCGGTGA
- a CDS encoding ABC-F family ATP-binding cassette domain-containing protein, producing the protein MSATLIAKDLAAGHGDRTLFTGLELVVAPGDVVGLVGANGAGKSTLLRTLAGFLPVEAGSVAVSPPGASVGHLPQEPERRLGETVRAFLARRTGVAGAQATLDAATGALTAGRPGADDAYAAALESWLGLGGADLDERAEEVAAELGLAVDLDQEMSSLSGGQAARAGLASLLLSRYDVFLLDEPTNDLDLAGLDRLERFVTGLRAGTVLVSHDREFLARTVTRVLELDLHQQQVNHFGGGYAAYLEEREVARRQARADYEEYADTRASLQARARTQRAWMEKGVRNARRKATDSDKIGRKFRSEATEKQAAKARQTERLIERLEVVEEPRKEWELRMEIAAAPRAGAVVATLRDAVVRRGDFTLGPVNLQIDWADRVAVTGANGSGKSTLLAALLGRLPLDAGQATLGPGVVVGEVDQARGLFLGEAPLLDAFRAAVPDLSPADARTLLAKFGLRAQHVLRPAATLSPGERTRAALALLQARGVNLLVLDEPTNHLDLPAIEQLESALASYSGTLLLVTHDRRMLDSVRLDRRLRVAAGRIAES; encoded by the coding sequence GTGAGCGCCACGCTGATCGCCAAGGACCTCGCCGCAGGTCACGGGGACCGGACCCTGTTCACCGGCCTGGAGCTGGTGGTCGCCCCCGGCGACGTGGTCGGCCTGGTCGGTGCCAACGGGGCGGGCAAGTCGACGCTGCTGCGTACCCTCGCCGGGTTTCTCCCGGTCGAGGCCGGCAGCGTCGCGGTGAGCCCGCCCGGCGCGAGCGTCGGGCACCTGCCGCAGGAGCCGGAGCGGCGCCTTGGCGAGACGGTCCGGGCCTTCCTGGCCCGGCGCACCGGCGTGGCCGGCGCGCAGGCCACCCTCGACGCGGCGACCGGAGCCCTGACCGCCGGCCGGCCCGGGGCGGACGACGCCTACGCCGCCGCGCTGGAGAGCTGGCTCGGCCTGGGCGGGGCCGACCTGGACGAGCGGGCCGAGGAGGTGGCCGCCGAACTGGGGCTCGCCGTCGACCTCGACCAGGAGATGAGCAGCCTCTCCGGGGGCCAGGCGGCCCGCGCCGGACTGGCGTCGCTGCTGCTCAGCCGGTACGACGTCTTCCTGCTCGACGAGCCGACCAACGACCTGGATCTCGCCGGGCTGGACCGGCTGGAACGTTTCGTCACCGGGTTGCGGGCCGGCACGGTGCTGGTCAGCCACGATCGGGAGTTCCTGGCCCGGACGGTGACCCGGGTGCTGGAACTCGACCTGCATCAGCAGCAGGTCAACCACTTCGGTGGCGGCTACGCCGCGTACCTGGAGGAGCGGGAGGTGGCCCGCCGCCAGGCGCGCGCCGACTACGAGGAGTACGCCGACACCAGGGCCTCGCTGCAGGCGCGGGCACGCACCCAGCGGGCGTGGATGGAGAAGGGTGTCCGCAACGCCCGGCGCAAAGCCACCGACAGCGACAAGATCGGCCGGAAGTTCCGGTCGGAGGCGACCGAGAAGCAGGCGGCGAAGGCGCGGCAGACCGAGCGGCTGATCGAGCGGTTGGAGGTGGTGGAGGAGCCGCGCAAGGAGTGGGAGCTGCGGATGGAGATCGCCGCCGCGCCCCGCGCCGGCGCCGTCGTGGCCACCCTCCGCGATGCCGTGGTACGCCGTGGCGACTTCACCCTCGGCCCGGTGAACCTGCAGATCGACTGGGCCGACCGGGTGGCGGTGACCGGGGCGAACGGCTCCGGCAAGTCGACCCTGCTGGCCGCTCTGCTCGGCCGGCTGCCGCTGGACGCCGGCCAGGCCACGCTCGGTCCCGGCGTGGTGGTCGGCGAGGTGGACCAGGCCCGAGGGCTCTTCCTCGGCGAGGCGCCCCTGCTGGACGCCTTCAGGGCTGCCGTGCCGGACCTGTCCCCGGCGGACGCCCGCACGCTGCTGGCCAAGTTCGGCCTGCGCGCGCAGCACGTGCTGCGCCCGGCGGCGACGCTCTCGCCCGGCGAGCGGACCCGGGCCGCGCTGGCGCTGTTGCAGGCGCGCGGGGTCAACCTGCTGGTGCTGGACGAGCCGACCAACCACCTCGACCTGCCGGCCATCGAGCAGCTGGAGTCCGCGCTGGCGAGCTATTCCGGCACGCTGCTGCTGGTCACCCACGACCGGCGGATGCTGGACTCGGTACGCCTCGATCGCCGGCTGCGGGTGGCGGCGGGGCGGATCGCCGAATCCTGA
- a CDS encoding Smr/MutS family protein: protein MKLKLDLHDIFNKGHDIDRALRGIMDEAVAKKATLVEIIPGKGSGQLKKRVLRFLDQKDVKQLYHRVEKDSKNFGRLFVHFRWK from the coding sequence ATGAAGCTGAAGCTGGACCTGCACGACATCTTCAACAAGGGCCACGACATCGACCGGGCACTGCGGGGAATCATGGACGAGGCGGTGGCCAAGAAGGCCACCCTCGTCGAGATCATCCCGGGTAAGGGCTCCGGCCAGCTCAAGAAGCGGGTGCTGCGCTTCCTCGACCAGAAGGACGTCAAGCAGCTCTACCACCGCGTCGAGAAGGACTCCAAGAACTTCGGCCGCCTCTTCGTCCACTTCCGCTGGAAGTAG
- a CDS encoding M28 family peptidase encodes MGAPPSPAAERALTRPHRRHLAALAALVALVAVGAGALLDLRPPAPRPADAPAAEFSATRAYAHVPRIAGRPHVAGSPANDEVRAHLEAALRELGLEPQVQDTVAEEAGQLSGAAGGATLARVRNVVARLAGTDPTGTVFLVAHYDAVQTGPGGNDDAAGVAAILEVARALTDGPAPRNDIVFVLTDAEEACLCGASAFASEHPLAADKGVVLNLEARGRTGPVIMFETSPENAALVEVFGRAAPHPVGTSFAVEVYRALPNDTDFTAFLDEGFLGLNSAYLDGGAIYHTPLDTPAAMDRASLQHHGDNTLGLAREFGRIDLGDLSAGHDATYFPVPGGLARYPGPLALPLALLALAGVIVLGWLARRRGRVTGGRLAAGFGLALVPIVVAPVGAQLLWAAIVALRPGNAELLDPYRPTWYRLAVLSLAAAVVFAWYALTRRRIGPAALAIGGLGWLALLGVLLAVLVPGGAYLATLPALAGALAGLVSLATRLRGPLPVIAVTVAGAVAVIVLLPTVVLLFPALGMAMGGVAALFAVLLGLAALPVVDLLHPEAGGQRGMVALRARRLGALPAGAAALAAVTLAVTGIAVDRFDAAHPAPTHLMYALDTGTGQARWLSHESAPQPWTDEYVDGPVQLADEFPGIGARDLLGGPAEAAGLPAPRLDVLSDTTTAGSRTVTLRLTPQRPVRLVTLHVDTNTATVRSAQVAGRPVPVEQRDGRWGFGIVFHAPPPEGIEITLTVEPTAGQLVLRAMDASDGLDALPGFRPRPPNVGIAGSHTSELLAVAHTYPL; translated from the coding sequence GTGGGCGCACCCCCCAGCCCCGCCGCCGAGCGCGCCCTCACCCGGCCGCACCGGCGTCACCTCGCCGCCCTGGCGGCACTCGTCGCGCTCGTCGCCGTCGGCGCGGGCGCGCTGCTCGACCTGCGACCGCCGGCGCCGCGTCCGGCCGACGCGCCGGCCGCGGAGTTCAGCGCCACTCGCGCGTACGCACATGTCCCGCGGATCGCCGGGCGGCCCCACGTCGCGGGCAGCCCGGCCAACGACGAGGTCCGCGCCCACCTCGAAGCCGCGCTGCGCGAGCTCGGGCTCGAACCCCAGGTGCAGGACACCGTCGCCGAGGAGGCCGGTCAGCTCAGCGGCGCGGCGGGCGGCGCCACCCTGGCCCGGGTCCGCAACGTGGTGGCCCGGCTGGCCGGCACCGACCCCACTGGCACGGTGTTCCTGGTCGCCCACTACGACGCGGTGCAGACCGGGCCGGGCGGCAACGACGACGCCGCGGGGGTGGCGGCCATCCTGGAGGTGGCCCGCGCGCTGACCGACGGCCCGGCGCCCCGCAACGACATCGTCTTCGTCCTCACCGACGCCGAGGAGGCGTGCCTGTGCGGGGCGTCGGCGTTCGCCTCCGAACACCCGCTCGCCGCCGACAAGGGAGTGGTGCTCAACCTGGAGGCGCGGGGTCGCACCGGACCGGTGATCATGTTCGAGACGTCGCCGGAGAACGCGGCGCTGGTGGAGGTCTTCGGCCGGGCCGCACCGCATCCGGTGGGCACCTCGTTCGCGGTGGAGGTGTACCGCGCCCTGCCCAACGACACCGACTTCACCGCCTTCCTCGACGAGGGTTTCCTCGGACTGAACTCGGCGTACCTCGACGGCGGCGCGATCTACCACACCCCGCTGGATACCCCGGCCGCCATGGACCGGGCCAGCCTCCAGCATCACGGGGACAACACGCTCGGCCTCGCCCGCGAGTTCGGCCGGATCGACCTCGGCGACCTGAGCGCCGGCCACGACGCCACCTACTTCCCCGTCCCCGGCGGCCTCGCCCGCTACCCGGGCCCGCTGGCGCTGCCGCTGGCACTGCTGGCGCTGGCCGGCGTGATCGTGCTGGGCTGGCTGGCCCGACGCCGGGGTCGGGTCACCGGTGGTCGGCTGGCCGCCGGATTCGGGCTGGCTCTGGTGCCGATCGTGGTCGCGCCGGTGGGCGCCCAACTCCTCTGGGCGGCGATCGTCGCTCTCCGGCCGGGCAACGCCGAGCTGCTCGACCCGTACCGGCCGACCTGGTACCGGCTGGCGGTGCTGTCCCTCGCCGCCGCCGTCGTGTTCGCCTGGTACGCGCTGACCCGCCGCCGGATCGGCCCGGCCGCGCTGGCCATCGGCGGGCTCGGTTGGCTGGCGCTGCTCGGCGTGCTGCTCGCGGTGCTGGTGCCCGGCGGGGCGTACCTGGCGACCCTGCCCGCCCTGGCCGGCGCGCTCGCCGGGCTGGTGTCGCTGGCCACCCGACTGCGCGGCCCGCTACCCGTGATCGCGGTGACCGTCGCCGGCGCGGTGGCGGTGATCGTGCTGCTGCCGACCGTGGTCCTGCTGTTCCCGGCGCTGGGCATGGCGATGGGCGGCGTCGCGGCGCTCTTCGCGGTGCTGCTCGGCCTGGCCGCGCTGCCCGTGGTCGACCTGCTGCACCCGGAGGCCGGCGGCCAGCGCGGCATGGTCGCGCTGCGGGCCCGCCGGCTCGGCGCCCTGCCCGCCGGCGCCGCCGCACTCGCCGCGGTGACCCTCGCCGTGACCGGCATCGCCGTCGACCGGTTCGACGCCGCGCACCCCGCACCCACCCACCTTATGTACGCCCTGGACACCGGTACCGGTCAGGCCCGCTGGCTCAGTCACGAATCCGCACCACAGCCCTGGACCGACGAGTATGTCGACGGCCCGGTCCAGCTCGCCGACGAGTTCCCCGGCATCGGTGCGCGCGACCTGCTCGGCGGCCCGGCGGAGGCCGCCGGCCTGCCCGCGCCCCGGCTCGACGTGCTGTCCGACACCACCACCGCCGGTTCGCGCACCGTGACACTGCGGCTCACCCCGCAACGCCCCGTACGCCTGGTCACCCTGCACGTCGACACGAACACCGCGACGGTACGCAGCGCCCAGGTGGCCGGCCGCCCGGTGCCGGTCGAGCAACGCGACGGCCGATGGGGCTTCGGCATCGTCTTCCACGCCCCACCGCCCGAAGGCATCGAGATCACCCTGACCGTCGAGCCGACGGCCGGCCAGCTCGTGCTCCGCGCCATGGATGCCAGCGACGGCCTCGACGCCCTCCCCGGCTTCCGCCCCCGCCCCCCGAACGTCGGCATCGCCGGCTCCCATACCTCCGAGCTACTCGCCGTAGCCCACACCTACCCCCTATAA
- a CDS encoding phospholipase codes for MPRRLATTLISTVLALFTALAVASPAAAAVTPAQKLSVLSSWTQTSASSYNSWNSARQNRGPWAEYNFDWSTDFCSSSPDNPLGFTFSLSCARHDFGYRNYKAVGQFSANKSRLDSAFYEDLKRVCATYNSVVRPACLSLAWTYYQAVSIFGSVAAVQQSDIDRAAKMKVDAENRARA; via the coding sequence GTGCCCAGACGTCTCGCCACCACCCTCATCTCGACCGTACTCGCGCTGTTCACCGCCCTTGCCGTGGCCTCCCCCGCCGCGGCCGCGGTAACCCCCGCACAGAAGCTGTCCGTGCTGTCCAGCTGGACCCAGACCAGCGCCAGCAGCTACAACTCCTGGAACTCGGCCCGGCAGAACCGGGGCCCCTGGGCCGAATACAACTTCGACTGGTCCACCGACTTCTGCTCGTCCAGCCCGGACAACCCACTCGGGTTCACCTTCTCCCTCTCCTGTGCCCGGCACGACTTCGGCTACCGCAACTACAAGGCGGTCGGCCAGTTCAGCGCCAACAAGTCCCGCCTGGACAGCGCCTTCTACGAGGACCTGAAGCGCGTCTGCGCCACGTACAACTCCGTCGTCCGGCCGGCCTGCCTCAGCCTGGCCTGGACCTACTACCAGGCGGTCTCCATCTTCGGATCGGTCGCCGCCGTCCAGCAGTCCGACATCGACCGTGCCGCCAAGATGAAGGTCGACGCCGAGAACCGCGCCCGCGCCTGA
- a CDS encoding ROK family protein — protein sequence MLTTLAIDCGGGGIKASVLDGAGTMRAQPLRVPTPYPLPPDLFVQTLVDLGARLPTADRVTVGMPGMIRHGVVVATPHYVTRTGPRSRVDPALLARWSGYDARSALSVAFGLPALVLNDAEVHGAGVVAGTGCELVLTLGTGLGSALFDGGTLAPHLELSHAPVRWGTTYDTYVGEPERRRLGDAFWSRRIRQVVDGLRPVFRWDRLYLGGGNSRRIRPEQLTRMGDDVVVVPNSAGIVGGVRAWDLTPV from the coding sequence GTGTTGACCACTCTGGCGATCGACTGCGGGGGCGGCGGGATCAAGGCCTCCGTCCTCGACGGCGCGGGCACGATGCGGGCCCAACCGCTGCGGGTGCCCACGCCGTACCCCCTTCCGCCGGATCTGTTCGTCCAGACCCTGGTGGATCTCGGCGCCCGGCTGCCCACGGCCGACCGGGTGACGGTGGGAATGCCGGGCATGATCCGGCACGGCGTGGTGGTGGCCACCCCGCACTACGTGACCCGCACCGGGCCGCGCAGCCGGGTCGACCCGGCGCTGCTCGCCCGCTGGTCGGGCTACGACGCGCGCAGCGCCCTCTCCGTCGCGTTCGGCCTGCCGGCGCTGGTGCTCAACGACGCCGAGGTGCACGGTGCCGGGGTGGTCGCCGGCACCGGCTGCGAACTGGTGCTGACCCTCGGCACCGGGCTGGGCAGCGCGCTCTTCGACGGTGGCACGCTCGCCCCGCACCTGGAGCTGTCGCACGCCCCGGTGCGCTGGGGCACCACCTACGACACGTACGTCGGCGAGCCGGAGCGCCGCCGGCTGGGCGACGCGTTCTGGTCCCGAAGGATCCGACAGGTGGTGGACGGGCTGCGCCCGGTGTTCCGCTGGGACCGCCTCTACCTCGGCGGCGGCAACTCCCGCCGGATCCGCCCCGAGCAACTCACCCGGATGGGCGACGATGTCGTGGTGGTGCCCAACAGCGCCGGCATAGTAGGCGGCGTCCGCGCCTGGGACCTCACCCCCGTGTAA
- a CDS encoding tetratricopeptide repeat protein codes for MDLLAEYRRATLFFEAGDPSGAARLLEPIVEAEPDNAAVRQLLARAYFQSAQLGRAEEQLRELVDRNPSDHYAHHVLGRTLERLNRYPDALRHLRIAAAMHSSNDDYTAALKRVETRAGSSR; via the coding sequence ATGGATCTGCTGGCCGAGTACCGGCGGGCGACCCTGTTCTTCGAGGCGGGCGACCCGAGCGGCGCGGCCCGGCTGCTCGAACCGATCGTCGAGGCCGAGCCGGACAACGCCGCGGTACGGCAGCTGCTGGCCCGGGCCTACTTCCAGTCGGCCCAGCTCGGTCGGGCCGAGGAGCAACTGCGGGAGCTGGTCGACCGCAACCCCAGCGACCACTACGCCCACCACGTGCTGGGCCGGACGCTGGAGCGGCTGAACCGGTACCCCGACGCCCTGCGTCACCTGCGCATCGCGGCGGCCATGCACTCGTCCAACGACGACTACACGGCCGCCCTGAAGCGGGTCGAGACCAGGGCCGGCAGCAGCCGCTGA